The sequence AATAATTCTTTCAGCTTTTTTCGGGCCAATTCCAGGAATCGTTTTAAAAATTTGAAGATTTCTTGCCTCAATAGCAGTTTTGATTTCTTGAGGGCTTAGACGAGATAAAAGATTAAGTGCCGCTCGGGCTCCAACTCCCTTGACACTGATAATGTTGTTAAAGATATCTTTTTCTTCTTCACTAGCAAAGCCGTAAAATTCGATTTTATTATGAGCGAACACCAACTGAATTAAAAGCTTTATTTGCTGGTCAAGTTTAACATGCTGACTTAATGTCACCGGCACATAAACCATAAAACCAATGCCTGCACAATCAATGGTCAAGCTCGTAGGGGTTTTGCCTATTATTTTTCCAGTCAAAGTAGCAATCATGGCTTGATGTACTTAAAGTTTGTTGTAAAATTATTAGGAGCTACTAAATAAGTATAGGCGATCGCTAACGCATCGGATGTGTGGTGGTTGAGGTTTTCATTAATATTGTAGAGATGGCGAACCATATAAGCAATTTGTGCTTTAGAAGCACGGCCATTACCAGTAACAGCTTTTTTGATCTTTGCTGGTGTAATTTCTATTAAGGGAATTTTTTCCGAAAACAGAAGATAAAGAATTGCCCCTCGTAGGTGAGCTGAAGTTATAACACTTCGAGCCGAAACCTTTCGAAAAAATAAGGTTTCAACAACACAGACTTCAGGCCTGTAGGTTCGTATAATTTTTTTAAGTCGGGAAACGATCTCAGCAAT comes from candidate division WOR-3 bacterium and encodes:
- the ruvA gene encoding Holliday junction branch migration protein RuvA; translated protein: MIATLTGKIIGKTPTSLTIDCAGIGFMVYVPVTLSQHVKLDQQIKLLIQLVFAHNKIEFYGFASEEEKDIFNNIISVKGVGARAALNLLSRLSPQEIKTAIEARNLQIFKTIPGIGPKKAERIIFYLKKSSEETNRIPENCRELYQALNNLGFSRKEINERLSRIPDWTTKPITEVIQLVLKQRDR
- a CDS encoding crossover junction endodeoxyribonuclease RuvC, which codes for MAFNCDKFSPKVLGLDPGLVATGYSIVKSSKYLAYGVIKPDPQKDWIFRIAEIVSRLKKIIRTYRPEVCVVETLFFRKVSARSVITSAHLRGAILYLLFSEKIPLIEITPAKIKKAVTGNGRASKAQIAYMVRHLYNINENLNHHTSDALAIAYTYLVAPNNFTTNFKYIKP